gagatagagatagagaggGAGTAGAGTTACACCCCAAAGATTCCAATAGCATTCTTAGCCTATACATGTATTCTTAGCCTATTCCACTCTTCTTTGATTTCTCCTTCAAAGTACACAGAACTTCCAAGTGCAGTATAAACAAGGCTTTTGGGGTATTAGGTTGATTAAAGAATCTAGATTAACATTTGAAGGTTGTGAAGTGCTTGAAAAAAAGCTTCTATCTGCACACACACCAAAAATGTGATTCAGAATACAGTACTTAGGATTCAGTACAGAGTCAAAAACAGATATGATTCTAAACAAGTATTCAAAAGGATATTGCAACTACTTACCAATATCTACTGAGAGATATTCAAACTACATAATGTGTTCATGCAGGCTTATATGTCCACTGAACTTTTACGTGGATATACTTGGGCAAAACATTTCATATTCTAGCAAATCGTACTTACCTTTTATTCTATCTCTCGCCTATATATGCAAAAGTTCTCAACTACTTCCTAACAATGTTCTGAGTGCTaagtaaaaacataaataaaaaaaattctccagTGTCCAAATCTATTGAAATCTCTAAGCTAAAAGGTCCAGACAGCAAGCTAAGGACTGGAGAAAAAAGATAATGCATGTGTCTGATCAAATATCAATgaaattcatataattttttattttaataagactgGCCCAGAGAGTAATTTAGAAAGCATGCCGCCATATTCTGTCTTAATCATATATATCCAAAAAGATCAATATCTCATAAGTGCATCAGATTAGTTGGCAGTTGATTGTAGCCATCCACATATCTAAAGCCTAAATCAAATAGGTAATTCTTCAAGCATAGTTTCACATATGTTTTTGAATAGGAAAGAAACAAACCGCATGTGGAACACATGCTAGGAGGAAAACAATGTACCTGTGAAAAATGGACTAGACACCACTTAGTGGAAGCTGATCAATCTCAGTTACTAGCTCCGTCAACTCAACCTGATTTTCATTCCTGCATTGCACCAATTGCCTCCTTAGATCTTGGACCATGTCATTAAGCTTCTGAATCTTATTTTCTTGTGAGAGAATTTTCTGCCACAAAATAGAAATAGTCATATCATCATTAATTAGATCAATACTATGATGAAGCATATCTGAAATTAAGAGTGGACAAAAACCTTTTCTTGCAAAGATTCTTTGCCGTGTGGTATATGATGTAGCTCTTTATCTGATTGAATCAAGGAACGACTAGCCTCAATTTCACTCTCAAGTTGCTCCTTCCATTCTAACTGAGAAGTCAACACGAGGAACATGAGAACAAACAAAAGCACCCACGATCTCGTCATCTTCTTGCAGATAAACAATGGTCCTTCCTTTGTTTGATCTCTTATTAGTACTATCTTGGCTTTAGCCTGTCACATATACAAAGATCTCTCAACTTTAGAAAGATTTAAACTAATAACTTAGGAACAATAAAGTCAAAACAGACACAACAAAGTCAACACAGAACTGTAGATTCAATAGAGAGTGAGAAGACAAGATTGCAATTAATGCTTAAAACAGAGTTAACTGATTAAACTCACCGGTCAAAACCCAAAAGCATGAATCTATATCTGCTCCTCCCTCCTTCGTCTTCTTACTCCGAGTTTTTCAACGAATACATCTGACAAGTCACAAAAGTCAAAAACTTTAATACTCTGATGGATCTATTTGTAACTAATCGAAACTAATGGggttaaattaaaacatatttcgATTTTCAAGGGCTGAagttgtaaattaaaaaaaaaacagagatcaatcaaacaaataatACAAGAACAGAACAGAGGCGTAACCCTGTCGGAGAAGAAGGAAGATATAGAGAATATGGGAAATTCGAATTCGTCTACCGTAAATCACCGATTCACTTCGGCTTGCAGGTACTC
This genomic stretch from Brassica napus cultivar Da-Ae chromosome C9, Da-Ae, whole genome shotgun sequence harbors:
- the LOC106388613 gene encoding uncharacterized protein LOC106388613, which translates into the protein MTRSWVLLFVLMFLVLTSQLEWKEQLESEIEASRSLIQSDKELHHIPHGKESLQEKKILSQENKIQKLNDMVQDLRRQLVQCRNENQVELTELVTEIDQLPLSGV